In Magnetospirillum sp. XM-1, a single window of DNA contains:
- the argF gene encoding ornithine carbamoyltransferase, with the protein MIPSNASGAPRHFLDLDGFDTATLRHILDLGLAYKQGKGPKAPLAGKMLAMIFEKPSTRTRVSFEVGMKQLGGDVVMLAAGDTQLGRGETIADTARVLSRFVDAVMIRTNLPEKLTELARHAGVPVINGLTDESHPCQVMADVMTFEEHRGSLKGKVVAWVGDGNNVAASWIHAAGHFGCEIRLACPESLMPSRAAVDWARARGASVVLTTHPAEAVNGAHLVLTDTWVSMGCTDANRHELLEPYQVNEALMAKAAPDALFMHCLPAHRGEEVTDPVMDGSQSVVWDEAENRMHVQKGILTWCLA; encoded by the coding sequence ATGATCCCTTCCAACGCATCGGGCGCACCGCGCCATTTCCTCGACCTTGACGGATTCGACACGGCAACGCTGCGCCATATCCTCGATCTCGGCCTGGCCTACAAGCAGGGCAAGGGGCCCAAGGCGCCGCTGGCCGGCAAGATGCTGGCCATGATCTTCGAGAAGCCCTCGACCCGGACCCGCGTGTCCTTCGAGGTGGGCATGAAGCAGCTGGGCGGCGACGTCGTCATGCTGGCCGCCGGCGACACCCAGCTGGGACGGGGCGAGACCATCGCCGACACCGCCCGGGTGCTGTCGCGCTTCGTCGACGCGGTGATGATCCGCACCAACCTGCCGGAAAAGCTGACCGAACTGGCCCGGCATGCCGGCGTGCCGGTGATCAACGGCCTGACCGACGAATCCCATCCCTGCCAGGTGATGGCCGACGTGATGACCTTCGAGGAGCATCGCGGCTCGCTCAAGGGCAAGGTGGTGGCCTGGGTGGGCGACGGCAACAACGTGGCCGCCAGCTGGATTCACGCCGCCGGCCATTTCGGCTGCGAGATCCGTCTGGCCTGCCCGGAAAGCCTGATGCCGTCGAGGGCAGCGGTGGACTGGGCCCGGGCCCGGGGCGCCAGCGTGGTGCTGACCACCCATCCCGCCGAGGCGGTCAACGGCGCCCATCTGGTGCTGACCGACACCTGGGTCTCCATGGGCTGCACCGATGCCAACCGCCACGAGCTGCTGGAGCCCTATCAGGTCAACGAGGCGCTGATGGCCAAGGCCGCGCCCGACGCCCTGTTCATGCACTGCCTGCCCGCCCATCGCGGCGAGGAAGTGACCGACCCGGTCATGGACGGCTCGCAATCGGTGGTGTGGGACGAGGCGGAAAACCGCATGCACGTCCAGAAGGGAATCCTGACCTGGTGCCTGGCTTGA